A window from Mya arenaria isolate MELC-2E11 chromosome 9, ASM2691426v1 encodes these proteins:
- the LOC128202875 gene encoding potassium voltage-gated channel protein Shaw-like isoform X4: MSLVDFSRRSLIAPKSSILDRQSGCTGRRSEHRIVINVGGIRYETYRSTLKNIPDTRLAWLTNSRGHNPDFDPESGEYFFDRHPGVFNMILNYYRTGKLHAPTDVCGPLFEEELAFWGLDEKQIEPCCWSNYRAHRNAQETLAEMDGADVASNESDTESCHLEDIREKFGIIEEHVAEQRTCWGRLKPRAWRLLNEPTSSKYAKIIAFTSFAFLIVSIMSFCMESHILFREGLGAFTNISSLLSVREKEVLTRPMFFLDVVEYFCVGFFTIELIIRFMFCPSKRDFFKKVFNWIDICVVIPCFLCIILLVWDPSIRSSNLFRLINALRLIRIFKIFKLTVHVSGLKILGHTIKASAKELLLLFLVLIIGVLIFACLIYYAEQVDEHASNHFSNIPRGFWWAVVTMTTLGYGDLYPRTALGYIIGTVCAVCGLLMLSLPVPVIVSNFTLYYTHAQARAKLPKKSRKQMLLSAANALVDPDDAVSVSEESEVRQPLGSKASLQRSGSEDSAFDKIKEVSETYYNSGKNGRVGINVVLSDDSPTCEHHTSDDYTDDVFTDVSVPHSLSSLSPHRHSLDQTTPKRPRRVSYSIAPGITTSRRSSAIQNINR; the protein is encoded by the exons ATGTCATTAGTTGACTTCTCGCGGAGGTCTCTAATCGCCCCAAAGTCCTCCATCCTCGACCGACAGTCCGGTTGCACCGGGCGACGAAGCGAACACCGAATCGTGATTAATGTTGGCGGTATCAGGTACGAAACATATCGTTCAACGCTGAAGAACATTCCCGACACTCGGTTGGCGTGGTTGACCAATAGCCGTGGCCACAATCCAGACTTTGACCCAGAATCAGGAGAGTACTTTTTCGACCGACACCCAGGCGTgtttaatatgattttgaatTACTACCGCACGGGGAAACTTCATGCACCTACGGACGTGTGCGGACCCCTTTTTGAAGAAGAGCTGGCCTTCTGGGGGCTGGATGAGAAACAAATAGAGCCATGCTGCTGGTCAAACTATCGAGCCCATCGAAATGCCCAGGAAACCCTTGCAGAGATGGATGGTG CTGACGTGGCAAGCAACGAGTCGGACACAGAATCTTGTCACCTGGAGGATATCCGAGAGAAATTTGGGATTATCGAGGAGCATGTGGCTGAACAACGCACGTGTTGGGGTCGCCTTAAGCCTCGGGCCTGGAGACTGCTGAACGAACCCACATCTTCCAAGTATGCAAAG attatCGCCTTCACCTCGTTTGCCTTTTTGATCGTGTCCATCATGTCATTCTGTATGGAGTCACATATTTTATTCCGAGAGGGACTAGGTGCTTTTACCAACATATCGTCCCTCCTCTCCGTTCGGGAAAAGGAGGTCCTAACACGTCCCATGTTCTTTCTGGACGTTGTCGAGTATTTCTGTGTAGGATTCTTCACCATTGAGCTCATTATTAGGTTCATGTTTTGTCCAAGTAAACGtgatttcttcaaaaaagtattCAACTGGATAGACATATGTGTTGTGATACCATGCTTCCTTTGTATTATTCTGCTTGTGTGGGATCCAAGCATCCGAAGCTCAAATCTGTTCAGGCTTATCAATGCACTGAGATTAATAcgtatatttaagatatttaaattgaCCGTTCACGTCAGCGGATTAAAGATTTTAGGTCACACAATCAAAGCAAGTGCTAAGGAATTGTTATTGCTGTTTCTAGTGCTTATAATTGGTGTACTAATATTCGCCTGTCTCATCTACTATGCGGAACAAGTTGACGAGCATGCCAGCAACCACTTCTCCAATATTCCTCGGGGGTTCTGGTGGGCCGTTGTTACTATGACAACGCTTG GTTACGGTGATCTCTATCCAAGAACAGCTCTTGGTTACATTATTGGCACAGTGTGCGCAGTCTGTGGGCTGCTCATGTTGTCACTTCCGGTGCCCGTGATAGTTAGCAACTTCACGCTATATTACACGCATGCGCAAGCAAGGGCAAAACTTCCAAAAAAATCAAGGAAGCAAATGCTCTTGAGCGCTGCCAATGCCCTCGTGGATCCTGATGACGCAGTCTCTGTAAGTGAAGAATCGGAGGTTCGCCAACCACTAGGGAGCAAAGCCAGCTTGCAGCGGAGCGGCAGTGAAGATTCCGCATTTG ATAAAATCAAAGAAGTATCGGAGACCTACT ATAATAGCGGTAAGAACGGTAGAGTCGGCATCAACGTAGTACTATCAGACGACAGTCCAACATGTGAACACCATACGTCAGACGATTATACTGATGACGTATTTACTGACGTCAGCGTTCCACATTCACTTTCTAGTCTTTCTCCTCACAGACATTCCCTCGACCAGACAACACCCAAAAGACCTAGGCGGG TGAGTTATTCGATCGCTCCCGGAATCACAACCTCCCGAAGGAGCTCTGCCATACAGAACATCAACAGATAA
- the LOC128202875 gene encoding potassium voltage-gated channel protein Shaw-like isoform X2: protein MSLVDFSRRSLIAPKSSILDRQSGCTGRRSEHRIVINVGGIRYETYRSTLKNIPDTRLAWLTNSRGHNPDFDPESGEYFFDRHPGVFNMILNYYRTGKLHAPTDVCGPLFEEELAFWGLDEKQIEPCCWSNYRAHRNAQETLAEMDGADVASNESDTESCHLEDIREKFGIIEEHVAEQRTCWGRLKPRAWRLLNEPTSSKYAKIIAFTSFAFLIVSIMSFCMESHILFREGLGAFTNISSLLSVREKEVLTRPMFFLDVVEYFCVGFFTIELIIRFMFCPSKRDFFKKVFNWIDICVVIPCFLCIILLVWDPSIRSSNLFRLINALRLIRIFKIFKLTVHVSGLKILGHTIKASAKELLLLFLVLIIGVLIFACLIYYAEQVDEHASNHFSNIPRGFWWAVVTMTTLGYGDLYPRTALGYIIGTVCAVCGLLMLSLPVPVIVSNFTLYYTHAQARAKLPKKSRKQMLLSAANALVDPDDAVSVSEESEVRQPLGSKASLQRSGSEDSAFDKIKEVSETYLRKKRQSAPPMYNSGKNGRVGINVVLSDDSPTCEHHTSDDYTDDVFTDVSVPHSLSSLSPHRHSLDQTTPKRPRRVSYSIAPGITTSRRSSAIQNINR from the exons ATGTCATTAGTTGACTTCTCGCGGAGGTCTCTAATCGCCCCAAAGTCCTCCATCCTCGACCGACAGTCCGGTTGCACCGGGCGACGAAGCGAACACCGAATCGTGATTAATGTTGGCGGTATCAGGTACGAAACATATCGTTCAACGCTGAAGAACATTCCCGACACTCGGTTGGCGTGGTTGACCAATAGCCGTGGCCACAATCCAGACTTTGACCCAGAATCAGGAGAGTACTTTTTCGACCGACACCCAGGCGTgtttaatatgattttgaatTACTACCGCACGGGGAAACTTCATGCACCTACGGACGTGTGCGGACCCCTTTTTGAAGAAGAGCTGGCCTTCTGGGGGCTGGATGAGAAACAAATAGAGCCATGCTGCTGGTCAAACTATCGAGCCCATCGAAATGCCCAGGAAACCCTTGCAGAGATGGATGGTG CTGACGTGGCAAGCAACGAGTCGGACACAGAATCTTGTCACCTGGAGGATATCCGAGAGAAATTTGGGATTATCGAGGAGCATGTGGCTGAACAACGCACGTGTTGGGGTCGCCTTAAGCCTCGGGCCTGGAGACTGCTGAACGAACCCACATCTTCCAAGTATGCAAAG attatCGCCTTCACCTCGTTTGCCTTTTTGATCGTGTCCATCATGTCATTCTGTATGGAGTCACATATTTTATTCCGAGAGGGACTAGGTGCTTTTACCAACATATCGTCCCTCCTCTCCGTTCGGGAAAAGGAGGTCCTAACACGTCCCATGTTCTTTCTGGACGTTGTCGAGTATTTCTGTGTAGGATTCTTCACCATTGAGCTCATTATTAGGTTCATGTTTTGTCCAAGTAAACGtgatttcttcaaaaaagtattCAACTGGATAGACATATGTGTTGTGATACCATGCTTCCTTTGTATTATTCTGCTTGTGTGGGATCCAAGCATCCGAAGCTCAAATCTGTTCAGGCTTATCAATGCACTGAGATTAATAcgtatatttaagatatttaaattgaCCGTTCACGTCAGCGGATTAAAGATTTTAGGTCACACAATCAAAGCAAGTGCTAAGGAATTGTTATTGCTGTTTCTAGTGCTTATAATTGGTGTACTAATATTCGCCTGTCTCATCTACTATGCGGAACAAGTTGACGAGCATGCCAGCAACCACTTCTCCAATATTCCTCGGGGGTTCTGGTGGGCCGTTGTTACTATGACAACGCTTG GTTACGGTGATCTCTATCCAAGAACAGCTCTTGGTTACATTATTGGCACAGTGTGCGCAGTCTGTGGGCTGCTCATGTTGTCACTTCCGGTGCCCGTGATAGTTAGCAACTTCACGCTATATTACACGCATGCGCAAGCAAGGGCAAAACTTCCAAAAAAATCAAGGAAGCAAATGCTCTTGAGCGCTGCCAATGCCCTCGTGGATCCTGATGACGCAGTCTCTGTAAGTGAAGAATCGGAGGTTCGCCAACCACTAGGGAGCAAAGCCAGCTTGCAGCGGAGCGGCAGTGAAGATTCCGCATTTG ATAAAATCAAAGAAGTATCGGAGACCTACT TGAGGAAAAAGCGCCAGTCTGCTCCACCTATGT ATAATAGCGGTAAGAACGGTAGAGTCGGCATCAACGTAGTACTATCAGACGACAGTCCAACATGTGAACACCATACGTCAGACGATTATACTGATGACGTATTTACTGACGTCAGCGTTCCACATTCACTTTCTAGTCTTTCTCCTCACAGACATTCCCTCGACCAGACAACACCCAAAAGACCTAGGCGGG TGAGTTATTCGATCGCTCCCGGAATCACAACCTCCCGAAGGAGCTCTGCCATACAGAACATCAACAGATAA
- the LOC128202875 gene encoding potassium voltage-gated channel protein Shaw-like isoform X6 has protein sequence MSLVDFSRRSLIAPKSSILDRQSGCTGRRSEHRIVINVGGIRYETYRSTLKNIPDTRLAWLTNSRGHNPDFDPESGEYFFDRHPGVFNMILNYYRTGKLHAPTDVCGPLFEEELAFWGLDEKQIEPCCWSNYRAHRNAQETLAEMDGADVASNESDTESCHLEDIREKFGIIEEHVAEQRTCWGRLKPRAWRLLNEPTSSKYAKIIAFTSFAFLIVSIMSFCMESHILFREGLGAFTNISSLLSVREKEVLTRPMFFLDVVEYFCVGFFTIELIIRFMFCPSKRDFFKKVFNWIDICVVIPCFLCIILLVWDPSIRSSNLFRLINALRLIRIFKIFKLTVHVSGLKILGHTIKASAKELLLLFLVLIIGVLIFACLIYYAEQVDEHASNHFSNIPRGFWWAVVTMTTLGYGDLYPRTALGYIIGTVCAVCGLLMLSLPVPVIVSNFTLYYTHAQARAKLPKKSRKQMLLSAANALVDPDDAVSVSEESEVRQPLGSKASLQRSGSEDSAFDKIKEVSETYLRKKRQSAPPMWKHKTPAVLFRIREERK, from the exons ATGTCATTAGTTGACTTCTCGCGGAGGTCTCTAATCGCCCCAAAGTCCTCCATCCTCGACCGACAGTCCGGTTGCACCGGGCGACGAAGCGAACACCGAATCGTGATTAATGTTGGCGGTATCAGGTACGAAACATATCGTTCAACGCTGAAGAACATTCCCGACACTCGGTTGGCGTGGTTGACCAATAGCCGTGGCCACAATCCAGACTTTGACCCAGAATCAGGAGAGTACTTTTTCGACCGACACCCAGGCGTgtttaatatgattttgaatTACTACCGCACGGGGAAACTTCATGCACCTACGGACGTGTGCGGACCCCTTTTTGAAGAAGAGCTGGCCTTCTGGGGGCTGGATGAGAAACAAATAGAGCCATGCTGCTGGTCAAACTATCGAGCCCATCGAAATGCCCAGGAAACCCTTGCAGAGATGGATGGTG CTGACGTGGCAAGCAACGAGTCGGACACAGAATCTTGTCACCTGGAGGATATCCGAGAGAAATTTGGGATTATCGAGGAGCATGTGGCTGAACAACGCACGTGTTGGGGTCGCCTTAAGCCTCGGGCCTGGAGACTGCTGAACGAACCCACATCTTCCAAGTATGCAAAG attatCGCCTTCACCTCGTTTGCCTTTTTGATCGTGTCCATCATGTCATTCTGTATGGAGTCACATATTTTATTCCGAGAGGGACTAGGTGCTTTTACCAACATATCGTCCCTCCTCTCCGTTCGGGAAAAGGAGGTCCTAACACGTCCCATGTTCTTTCTGGACGTTGTCGAGTATTTCTGTGTAGGATTCTTCACCATTGAGCTCATTATTAGGTTCATGTTTTGTCCAAGTAAACGtgatttcttcaaaaaagtattCAACTGGATAGACATATGTGTTGTGATACCATGCTTCCTTTGTATTATTCTGCTTGTGTGGGATCCAAGCATCCGAAGCTCAAATCTGTTCAGGCTTATCAATGCACTGAGATTAATAcgtatatttaagatatttaaattgaCCGTTCACGTCAGCGGATTAAAGATTTTAGGTCACACAATCAAAGCAAGTGCTAAGGAATTGTTATTGCTGTTTCTAGTGCTTATAATTGGTGTACTAATATTCGCCTGTCTCATCTACTATGCGGAACAAGTTGACGAGCATGCCAGCAACCACTTCTCCAATATTCCTCGGGGGTTCTGGTGGGCCGTTGTTACTATGACAACGCTTG GTTACGGTGATCTCTATCCAAGAACAGCTCTTGGTTACATTATTGGCACAGTGTGCGCAGTCTGTGGGCTGCTCATGTTGTCACTTCCGGTGCCCGTGATAGTTAGCAACTTCACGCTATATTACACGCATGCGCAAGCAAGGGCAAAACTTCCAAAAAAATCAAGGAAGCAAATGCTCTTGAGCGCTGCCAATGCCCTCGTGGATCCTGATGACGCAGTCTCTGTAAGTGAAGAATCGGAGGTTCGCCAACCACTAGGGAGCAAAGCCAGCTTGCAGCGGAGCGGCAGTGAAGATTCCGCATTTG ATAAAATCAAAGAAGTATCGGAGACCTACT TGAGGAAAAAGCGCCAGTCTGCTCCACCTATGT GGAAACACAAGACTCCTGCCGTGTTGTTCAGAATACGCGAGGAGAGAAAGTGA
- the LOC128202875 gene encoding potassium voltage-gated channel protein Shaw-like isoform X3, protein MSLVDFSRRSLIAPKSSILDRQSGCTGRRSEHRIVINVGGIRYETYRSTLKNIPDTRLAWLTNSRGHNPDFDPESGEYFFDRHPGVFNMILNYYRTGKLHAPTDVCGPLFEEELAFWGLDEKQIEPCCWSNYRAHRNAQETLAEMDGADVASNESDTESCHLEDIREKFGIIEEHVAEQRTCWGRLKPRAWRLLNEPTSSKYAKIIAFTSFAFLIVSIMSFCMESHILFREGLGAFTNISSLLSVREKEVLTRPMFFLDVVEYFCVGFFTIELIIRFMFCPSKRDFFKKVFNWIDICVVIPCFLCIILLVWDPSIRSSNLFRLINALRLIRIFKIFKLTVHVSGLKILGHTIKASAKELLLLFLVLIIGVLIFACLIYYAEQVDEHASNHFSNIPRGFWWAVVTMTTLGYGDLYPRTALGYIIGTVCAVCGLLMLSLPVPVIVSNFTLYYTHAQARAKLPKKSRKQMLLSAANALVDPDDAVSVSEESEVRQPLGSKASLQRSGSEDSAFGSYHDKIKEVSETYYNSGKNGRVGINVVLSDDSPTCEHHTSDDYTDDVFTDVSVPHSLSSLSPHRHSLDQTTPKRPRRVSYSIAPGITTSRRSSAIQNINR, encoded by the exons ATGTCATTAGTTGACTTCTCGCGGAGGTCTCTAATCGCCCCAAAGTCCTCCATCCTCGACCGACAGTCCGGTTGCACCGGGCGACGAAGCGAACACCGAATCGTGATTAATGTTGGCGGTATCAGGTACGAAACATATCGTTCAACGCTGAAGAACATTCCCGACACTCGGTTGGCGTGGTTGACCAATAGCCGTGGCCACAATCCAGACTTTGACCCAGAATCAGGAGAGTACTTTTTCGACCGACACCCAGGCGTgtttaatatgattttgaatTACTACCGCACGGGGAAACTTCATGCACCTACGGACGTGTGCGGACCCCTTTTTGAAGAAGAGCTGGCCTTCTGGGGGCTGGATGAGAAACAAATAGAGCCATGCTGCTGGTCAAACTATCGAGCCCATCGAAATGCCCAGGAAACCCTTGCAGAGATGGATGGTG CTGACGTGGCAAGCAACGAGTCGGACACAGAATCTTGTCACCTGGAGGATATCCGAGAGAAATTTGGGATTATCGAGGAGCATGTGGCTGAACAACGCACGTGTTGGGGTCGCCTTAAGCCTCGGGCCTGGAGACTGCTGAACGAACCCACATCTTCCAAGTATGCAAAG attatCGCCTTCACCTCGTTTGCCTTTTTGATCGTGTCCATCATGTCATTCTGTATGGAGTCACATATTTTATTCCGAGAGGGACTAGGTGCTTTTACCAACATATCGTCCCTCCTCTCCGTTCGGGAAAAGGAGGTCCTAACACGTCCCATGTTCTTTCTGGACGTTGTCGAGTATTTCTGTGTAGGATTCTTCACCATTGAGCTCATTATTAGGTTCATGTTTTGTCCAAGTAAACGtgatttcttcaaaaaagtattCAACTGGATAGACATATGTGTTGTGATACCATGCTTCCTTTGTATTATTCTGCTTGTGTGGGATCCAAGCATCCGAAGCTCAAATCTGTTCAGGCTTATCAATGCACTGAGATTAATAcgtatatttaagatatttaaattgaCCGTTCACGTCAGCGGATTAAAGATTTTAGGTCACACAATCAAAGCAAGTGCTAAGGAATTGTTATTGCTGTTTCTAGTGCTTATAATTGGTGTACTAATATTCGCCTGTCTCATCTACTATGCGGAACAAGTTGACGAGCATGCCAGCAACCACTTCTCCAATATTCCTCGGGGGTTCTGGTGGGCCGTTGTTACTATGACAACGCTTG GTTACGGTGATCTCTATCCAAGAACAGCTCTTGGTTACATTATTGGCACAGTGTGCGCAGTCTGTGGGCTGCTCATGTTGTCACTTCCGGTGCCCGTGATAGTTAGCAACTTCACGCTATATTACACGCATGCGCAAGCAAGGGCAAAACTTCCAAAAAAATCAAGGAAGCAAATGCTCTTGAGCGCTGCCAATGCCCTCGTGGATCCTGATGACGCAGTCTCTGTAAGTGAAGAATCGGAGGTTCGCCAACCACTAGGGAGCAAAGCCAGCTTGCAGCGGAGCGGCAGTGAAGATTCCGCATTTGGTAGTTATCACG ATAAAATCAAAGAAGTATCGGAGACCTACT ATAATAGCGGTAAGAACGGTAGAGTCGGCATCAACGTAGTACTATCAGACGACAGTCCAACATGTGAACACCATACGTCAGACGATTATACTGATGACGTATTTACTGACGTCAGCGTTCCACATTCACTTTCTAGTCTTTCTCCTCACAGACATTCCCTCGACCAGACAACACCCAAAAGACCTAGGCGGG TGAGTTATTCGATCGCTCCCGGAATCACAACCTCCCGAAGGAGCTCTGCCATACAGAACATCAACAGATAA
- the LOC128202875 gene encoding potassium voltage-gated channel protein Shaw-like isoform X1, whose product MSLVDFSRRSLIAPKSSILDRQSGCTGRRSEHRIVINVGGIRYETYRSTLKNIPDTRLAWLTNSRGHNPDFDPESGEYFFDRHPGVFNMILNYYRTGKLHAPTDVCGPLFEEELAFWGLDEKQIEPCCWSNYRAHRNAQETLAEMDGADVASNESDTESCHLEDIREKFGIIEEHVAEQRTCWGRLKPRAWRLLNEPTSSKYAKIIAFTSFAFLIVSIMSFCMESHILFREGLGAFTNISSLLSVREKEVLTRPMFFLDVVEYFCVGFFTIELIIRFMFCPSKRDFFKKVFNWIDICVVIPCFLCIILLVWDPSIRSSNLFRLINALRLIRIFKIFKLTVHVSGLKILGHTIKASAKELLLLFLVLIIGVLIFACLIYYAEQVDEHASNHFSNIPRGFWWAVVTMTTLGYGDLYPRTALGYIIGTVCAVCGLLMLSLPVPVIVSNFTLYYTHAQARAKLPKKSRKQMLLSAANALVDPDDAVSVSEESEVRQPLGSKASLQRSGSEDSAFGSYHDKIKEVSETYLRKKRQSAPPMYNSGKNGRVGINVVLSDDSPTCEHHTSDDYTDDVFTDVSVPHSLSSLSPHRHSLDQTTPKRPRRVSYSIAPGITTSRRSSAIQNINR is encoded by the exons ATGTCATTAGTTGACTTCTCGCGGAGGTCTCTAATCGCCCCAAAGTCCTCCATCCTCGACCGACAGTCCGGTTGCACCGGGCGACGAAGCGAACACCGAATCGTGATTAATGTTGGCGGTATCAGGTACGAAACATATCGTTCAACGCTGAAGAACATTCCCGACACTCGGTTGGCGTGGTTGACCAATAGCCGTGGCCACAATCCAGACTTTGACCCAGAATCAGGAGAGTACTTTTTCGACCGACACCCAGGCGTgtttaatatgattttgaatTACTACCGCACGGGGAAACTTCATGCACCTACGGACGTGTGCGGACCCCTTTTTGAAGAAGAGCTGGCCTTCTGGGGGCTGGATGAGAAACAAATAGAGCCATGCTGCTGGTCAAACTATCGAGCCCATCGAAATGCCCAGGAAACCCTTGCAGAGATGGATGGTG CTGACGTGGCAAGCAACGAGTCGGACACAGAATCTTGTCACCTGGAGGATATCCGAGAGAAATTTGGGATTATCGAGGAGCATGTGGCTGAACAACGCACGTGTTGGGGTCGCCTTAAGCCTCGGGCCTGGAGACTGCTGAACGAACCCACATCTTCCAAGTATGCAAAG attatCGCCTTCACCTCGTTTGCCTTTTTGATCGTGTCCATCATGTCATTCTGTATGGAGTCACATATTTTATTCCGAGAGGGACTAGGTGCTTTTACCAACATATCGTCCCTCCTCTCCGTTCGGGAAAAGGAGGTCCTAACACGTCCCATGTTCTTTCTGGACGTTGTCGAGTATTTCTGTGTAGGATTCTTCACCATTGAGCTCATTATTAGGTTCATGTTTTGTCCAAGTAAACGtgatttcttcaaaaaagtattCAACTGGATAGACATATGTGTTGTGATACCATGCTTCCTTTGTATTATTCTGCTTGTGTGGGATCCAAGCATCCGAAGCTCAAATCTGTTCAGGCTTATCAATGCACTGAGATTAATAcgtatatttaagatatttaaattgaCCGTTCACGTCAGCGGATTAAAGATTTTAGGTCACACAATCAAAGCAAGTGCTAAGGAATTGTTATTGCTGTTTCTAGTGCTTATAATTGGTGTACTAATATTCGCCTGTCTCATCTACTATGCGGAACAAGTTGACGAGCATGCCAGCAACCACTTCTCCAATATTCCTCGGGGGTTCTGGTGGGCCGTTGTTACTATGACAACGCTTG GTTACGGTGATCTCTATCCAAGAACAGCTCTTGGTTACATTATTGGCACAGTGTGCGCAGTCTGTGGGCTGCTCATGTTGTCACTTCCGGTGCCCGTGATAGTTAGCAACTTCACGCTATATTACACGCATGCGCAAGCAAGGGCAAAACTTCCAAAAAAATCAAGGAAGCAAATGCTCTTGAGCGCTGCCAATGCCCTCGTGGATCCTGATGACGCAGTCTCTGTAAGTGAAGAATCGGAGGTTCGCCAACCACTAGGGAGCAAAGCCAGCTTGCAGCGGAGCGGCAGTGAAGATTCCGCATTTGGTAGTTATCACG ATAAAATCAAAGAAGTATCGGAGACCTACT TGAGGAAAAAGCGCCAGTCTGCTCCACCTATGT ATAATAGCGGTAAGAACGGTAGAGTCGGCATCAACGTAGTACTATCAGACGACAGTCCAACATGTGAACACCATACGTCAGACGATTATACTGATGACGTATTTACTGACGTCAGCGTTCCACATTCACTTTCTAGTCTTTCTCCTCACAGACATTCCCTCGACCAGACAACACCCAAAAGACCTAGGCGGG TGAGTTATTCGATCGCTCCCGGAATCACAACCTCCCGAAGGAGCTCTGCCATACAGAACATCAACAGATAA
- the LOC128202875 gene encoding potassium voltage-gated channel protein Shaw-like isoform X5, whose translation MSLVDFSRRSLIAPKSSILDRQSGCTGRRSEHRIVINVGGIRYETYRSTLKNIPDTRLAWLTNSRGHNPDFDPESGEYFFDRHPGVFNMILNYYRTGKLHAPTDVCGPLFEEELAFWGLDEKQIEPCCWSNYRAHRNAQETLAEMDGADVASNESDTESCHLEDIREKFGIIEEHVAEQRTCWGRLKPRAWRLLNEPTSSKYAKIIAFTSFAFLIVSIMSFCMESHILFREGLGAFTNISSLLSVREKEVLTRPMFFLDVVEYFCVGFFTIELIIRFMFCPSKRDFFKKVFNWIDICVVIPCFLCIILLVWDPSIRSSNLFRLINALRLIRIFKIFKLTVHVSGLKILGHTIKASAKELLLLFLVLIIGVLIFACLIYYAEQVDEHASNHFSNIPRGFWWAVVTMTTLGYGDLYPRTALGYIIGTVCAVCGLLMLSLPVPVIVSNFTLYYTHAQARAKLPKKSRKQMLLSAANALVDPDDAVSVSEESEVRQPLGSKASLQRSGSEDSAFGSYHDKIKEVSETYLRKKRQSAPPMWKHKTPAVLFRIREERK comes from the exons ATGTCATTAGTTGACTTCTCGCGGAGGTCTCTAATCGCCCCAAAGTCCTCCATCCTCGACCGACAGTCCGGTTGCACCGGGCGACGAAGCGAACACCGAATCGTGATTAATGTTGGCGGTATCAGGTACGAAACATATCGTTCAACGCTGAAGAACATTCCCGACACTCGGTTGGCGTGGTTGACCAATAGCCGTGGCCACAATCCAGACTTTGACCCAGAATCAGGAGAGTACTTTTTCGACCGACACCCAGGCGTgtttaatatgattttgaatTACTACCGCACGGGGAAACTTCATGCACCTACGGACGTGTGCGGACCCCTTTTTGAAGAAGAGCTGGCCTTCTGGGGGCTGGATGAGAAACAAATAGAGCCATGCTGCTGGTCAAACTATCGAGCCCATCGAAATGCCCAGGAAACCCTTGCAGAGATGGATGGTG CTGACGTGGCAAGCAACGAGTCGGACACAGAATCTTGTCACCTGGAGGATATCCGAGAGAAATTTGGGATTATCGAGGAGCATGTGGCTGAACAACGCACGTGTTGGGGTCGCCTTAAGCCTCGGGCCTGGAGACTGCTGAACGAACCCACATCTTCCAAGTATGCAAAG attatCGCCTTCACCTCGTTTGCCTTTTTGATCGTGTCCATCATGTCATTCTGTATGGAGTCACATATTTTATTCCGAGAGGGACTAGGTGCTTTTACCAACATATCGTCCCTCCTCTCCGTTCGGGAAAAGGAGGTCCTAACACGTCCCATGTTCTTTCTGGACGTTGTCGAGTATTTCTGTGTAGGATTCTTCACCATTGAGCTCATTATTAGGTTCATGTTTTGTCCAAGTAAACGtgatttcttcaaaaaagtattCAACTGGATAGACATATGTGTTGTGATACCATGCTTCCTTTGTATTATTCTGCTTGTGTGGGATCCAAGCATCCGAAGCTCAAATCTGTTCAGGCTTATCAATGCACTGAGATTAATAcgtatatttaagatatttaaattgaCCGTTCACGTCAGCGGATTAAAGATTTTAGGTCACACAATCAAAGCAAGTGCTAAGGAATTGTTATTGCTGTTTCTAGTGCTTATAATTGGTGTACTAATATTCGCCTGTCTCATCTACTATGCGGAACAAGTTGACGAGCATGCCAGCAACCACTTCTCCAATATTCCTCGGGGGTTCTGGTGGGCCGTTGTTACTATGACAACGCTTG GTTACGGTGATCTCTATCCAAGAACAGCTCTTGGTTACATTATTGGCACAGTGTGCGCAGTCTGTGGGCTGCTCATGTTGTCACTTCCGGTGCCCGTGATAGTTAGCAACTTCACGCTATATTACACGCATGCGCAAGCAAGGGCAAAACTTCCAAAAAAATCAAGGAAGCAAATGCTCTTGAGCGCTGCCAATGCCCTCGTGGATCCTGATGACGCAGTCTCTGTAAGTGAAGAATCGGAGGTTCGCCAACCACTAGGGAGCAAAGCCAGCTTGCAGCGGAGCGGCAGTGAAGATTCCGCATTTGGTAGTTATCACG ATAAAATCAAAGAAGTATCGGAGACCTACT TGAGGAAAAAGCGCCAGTCTGCTCCACCTATGT GGAAACACAAGACTCCTGCCGTGTTGTTCAGAATACGCGAGGAGAGAAAGTGA